One Flagellimonas sp. CMM7 genomic region harbors:
- a CDS encoding XkdF-like putative serine protease domain-containing protein: MRTYEVVFDEKNDKGVYALSCVENPAMEDMWVALEEHPKEIQFSAVDDEKRLLLGAALIPNKKVYRNIDGEEFYITFPESTIEACAHSFLKNGFQNNSSVNHEVKLEGVSVVQSWIVEDPEKDKSTALGKTYEKGTWVTMMKVENEEAWEAAKKGELNGFSIDGLFSLKEVNLNKNEMVDKSNLKDNILTALKEFFIKEEDKKAEVKMGQLKLSDGKSIVEFEGDAPEVGKPVFGLSEDKEEKFPMPEGSHELESGDMLHVDSNGLVAETPIEEPKVEVKEEAKNDVEESAIEMAKIFKSEMAKMEKSFEDRFSKMEQGFKTQLEAEKKKNQELEAKLEKEPAADKIVKTVLKVAEPKNAKQRLLNVALEARNRN, encoded by the coding sequence ATGAGGACATACGAAGTCGTGTTTGATGAAAAAAATGATAAGGGTGTCTACGCCTTATCATGTGTTGAGAATCCAGCAATGGAGGATATGTGGGTTGCTTTAGAGGAACATCCAAAAGAAATCCAATTTTCAGCAGTTGACGACGAAAAAAGACTTCTTCTAGGAGCTGCGCTTATCCCAAACAAGAAAGTTTATCGAAATATTGATGGTGAGGAGTTCTACATAACCTTTCCAGAATCCACTATAGAAGCCTGCGCGCATTCATTCCTTAAAAACGGATTCCAGAACAATTCAAGTGTTAACCATGAGGTAAAACTTGAAGGTGTTTCTGTTGTGCAAAGCTGGATAGTAGAAGATCCTGAAAAAGATAAATCTACTGCACTGGGTAAAACTTATGAAAAAGGAACATGGGTTACCATGATGAAAGTTGAAAATGAAGAAGCATGGGAAGCAGCAAAAAAAGGTGAGTTAAACGGATTCTCAATAGATGGTTTGTTCAGTCTAAAAGAGGTCAACTTAAATAAAAATGAAATGGTAGATAAGAGTAATCTAAAGGACAACATTTTAACGGCCTTAAAAGAATTCTTCATTAAAGAAGAGGACAAAAAGGCAGAAGTTAAAATGGGTCAATTAAAATTAAGTGATGGTAAATCCATAGTTGAATTTGAAGGGGATGCACCGGAGGTTGGTAAACCTGTTTTTGGTCTATCCGAGGACAAGGAAGAAAAATTCCCAATGCCAGAAGGTTCACATGAATTGGAAAGCGGTGATATGTTACATGTTGATAGCAATGGGCTTGTAGCTGAAACTCCTATCGAGGAACCGAAGGTAGAAGTAAAAGAGGAAGCTAAGAATGATGTTGAGGAAAGTGCTATTGAGATGGCTAAAATCTTCAAGTCAGAGATGGCCAAAATGGAAAAGTCATTTGAGGATAGGTTCTCAAAAATGGAGCAAGGATTTAAAACTCAATTAGAAGCTGAGAAAAAGAAAAATCAAGAGTTGGAGGCTAAGTTAGAAAAAGAGCCTGCTGCTGATAAAATAGTGAAGACAGTATTAAAGGTGGCGGAACCTAAAAACGCAAAACAAAGATTGTTAAATGTGGCTTTAGAAGCCCGAAATAGAAATTAA
- a CDS encoding PBSX family phage terminase large subunit: MSDFVYTTAIKKLRTLKKRIRKVPGGTSAGKTFGILPIEIDYAIKNPLTETSIVSESVPHLRRGALKDFQKIMWDTGRWVQSNYNKSLLKYTFSNGSYIEFFSTDQPDRLRGARRHRLYVNECNNITWEAYMQLAIRTRDVVWLDYNPTHEFWADTELDDEDVDLLRLTYKDNEALSPSIIKEIEKAKERAKTSTYWDNWWKVYGLGELGSLEGVVFNNWQIVDRIPKEAKYIGSGMDFGYSNDPTTLIDVYQYNNQWIFDEVIYRKGLLNSEIAALIKRDGKNRLIYADSAEPKSIAELRRYGISILPAQKGKDSILYGIDLLQQQNFKVTKNSTNLIKELRGYVWDTDKTGKKLNKPVDFLNHAIDSIRYFAIMKLKKNIGSYDIR, from the coding sequence ATGAGTGATTTTGTCTACACCACTGCAATTAAAAAGCTCCGTACCCTAAAAAAAAGAATTCGCAAAGTACCAGGTGGAACATCTGCCGGAAAAACCTTTGGAATACTTCCCATTGAAATAGATTACGCCATAAAGAATCCATTGACAGAGACCAGTATTGTTTCTGAATCAGTACCCCATTTACGGAGAGGAGCGCTAAAGGATTTTCAAAAGATAATGTGGGATACTGGAAGGTGGGTCCAATCCAATTACAACAAGTCACTGCTTAAATATACTTTTTCAAATGGTTCTTATATTGAGTTTTTTAGTACCGACCAACCAGACAGGTTGAGAGGAGCTAGACGACATAGATTATACGTCAATGAGTGCAACAATATCACATGGGAGGCTTACATGCAATTAGCTATAAGAACTAGGGATGTTGTATGGCTGGATTATAACCCCACTCATGAATTCTGGGCAGATACCGAGTTAGATGATGAAGATGTTGACCTATTAAGACTGACTTACAAAGACAACGAAGCATTGTCTCCTTCTATAATCAAAGAAATAGAAAAAGCGAAAGAAAGAGCAAAAACATCTACATACTGGGATAATTGGTGGAAGGTTTATGGACTTGGAGAGCTTGGCTCTTTGGAGGGGGTTGTATTCAATAACTGGCAAATAGTTGACAGAATACCAAAAGAAGCTAAATACATTGGCTCAGGAATGGACTTTGGATATTCAAACGACCCTACTACATTGATTGATGTTTATCAATACAACAACCAATGGATATTTGATGAAGTCATTTATCGGAAAGGGCTTCTCAATAGTGAAATTGCTGCGCTTATTAAAAGAGATGGTAAAAACAGGCTTATCTATGCTGATTCTGCAGAACCAAAATCAATAGCGGAATTAAGAAGGTACGGAATCAGTATATTACCAGCACAAAAAGGTAAAGACTCAATATTATACGGGATAGATTTATTACAACAACAAAACTTTAAAGTAACCAAGAACAGCACAAATCTTATCAAAGAATTAAGGGGGTATGTTTGGGATACTGATAAAACAGGAAAAAAACTGAACAAGCCCGTGGACTTTCTGAACCATGCAATTGATTCCATTCGTTATTTCGCAATAATGAAACTTAAAAAGAATATCGGTAGCTACGACATCCGATAA
- a CDS encoding terminase small subunit has translation MPKKKYIETPEELWNLFTEYRDEKKSDPIMVVDFVGKDATKVFKPHQRPLTLEGFSSWLFEKQIIKNVWHYFTNADGKYDEYLDICRAIKEIIRTDQIEGGMVGIYNPSITQRLNGLTEKSQQTVIQEQPLFGDE, from the coding sequence ATGCCTAAAAAAAAATACATAGAGACACCAGAAGAGCTATGGAATCTTTTCACAGAGTATAGAGATGAAAAGAAATCAGACCCTATAATGGTTGTTGACTTTGTTGGTAAGGATGCGACTAAAGTTTTTAAACCACATCAACGGCCTTTAACCTTAGAAGGTTTTTCTTCATGGTTGTTTGAGAAACAAATCATTAAAAATGTATGGCATTATTTCACTAATGCTGATGGGAAATACGATGAATATTTAGATATCTGTCGCGCAATAAAGGAGATCATAAGGACTGATCAGATAGAAGGAGGTATGGTAGGAATCTATAATCCTTCAATAACCCAGCGCTTAAATGGCTTAACAGAAAAGTCACAACAAACGGTGATACAAGAGCAACCATTGTTCGGAGATGAGTGA
- a CDS encoding sigma-70 family RNA polymerase sigma factor, with translation MLEEYVINDKKYRAYAYKICGCNELKHDLVNEMYLKLHSILENDASKEITDGYIYMMLKSIFLNQIRDNKEYIFDNYTFEAIDDSENLMDRMQMNEALGKLTFLDREVLLKCSEKSIRQVANETGIHYLQVYYQKQESLEKLKEVYG, from the coding sequence GTGTTAGAGGAATACGTCATCAATGACAAAAAGTATAGAGCTTATGCCTATAAAATATGTGGCTGTAATGAACTCAAACATGATTTAGTGAATGAAATGTATCTGAAGCTGCATTCTATTCTAGAGAATGATGCCAGTAAAGAAATAACCGACGGATATATCTACATGATGCTCAAATCTATATTTCTAAACCAAATCAGAGACAATAAGGAGTACATTTTTGACAACTACACTTTTGAGGCGATTGATGACAGTGAGAATTTAATGGATAGAATGCAAATGAACGAAGCTTTAGGAAAGTTGACATTCCTAGATAGGGAAGTACTTCTGAAGTGCAGTGAAAAATCAATCCGGCAAGTAGCAAATGAAACAGGCATACATTACCTACAGGTGTATTATCAAAAACAAGAATCATTGGAAAAATTAAAAGAGGTATATGGCTAG
- a CDS encoding helix-turn-helix domain-containing protein has product MIRFEEILREKGMSKKQVAQKIGWSEQKLYSRTKTGNPTLDTLKNLAFGLNVEIHELFETSEKYAHWYDKGEWLGINKKYK; this is encoded by the coding sequence TTGATACGTTTTGAAGAAATCTTAAGGGAAAAGGGCATGTCAAAGAAACAAGTTGCTCAAAAAATCGGATGGTCGGAACAAAAATTGTACTCCAGAACCAAAACTGGTAACCCAACTCTAGATACGTTAAAAAACCTAGCATTTGGTCTTAATGTGGAGATACATGAATTGTTTGAGACATCAGAAAAATACGCACACTGGTATGATAAAGGTGAATGGTTGGGAATAAATAAAAAATACAAATAA
- a CDS encoding helix-turn-helix domain-containing protein translates to MIQEKEYNFSVQMPLSNYIAYKLKYIRKSKELSRADLAKRLEVTANNIGQLEDGSRGISINKLQKLCKALGIKSSELLPF, encoded by the coding sequence ATGATTCAAGAAAAAGAGTATAATTTTAGTGTTCAAATGCCTTTATCAAATTACATAGCTTATAAGCTAAAATACATAAGGAAATCAAAGGAACTTTCAAGGGCTGATTTAGCTAAAAGACTTGAAGTTACAGCAAATAACATTGGTCAATTGGAAGATGGAAGTCGTGGCATCAGTATTAACAAGCTTCAAAAACTTTGCAAAGCCTTGGGTATAAAATCAAGTGAACTATTACCTTTCTAG
- a CDS encoding DUF4942 domain-containing protein, protein MFNKDFYPTPREVIERMVLGHDLKGKHILEPSAGKGNILDFLNEQGANTMCCEKEPELAKISASKARFLKDDFLNVQPEEVSHLDYIIMNPPFSADEKHIIHAWDIAPKGCTIISLCNWDTIGNSYSSYRRSLKHRIKESGQKENLGDVFSQSERKTGVEIGLITLYKVGSKHSFGDYFDMEEDEFQDGEGLMSYNAVRDVVERYVGSIKLYDDVLENAVKMNQLSGVLGVNSIAFACTQKDKPLIKEEFIKGLQKSSWKWVFHKMNMGKFMTKNLKEELNNFVETQQNVPFTMKNIYKMIDLVFQTHGQRMDRAIIEIFDKLTHHYHENRYNLEGWKTNSHYLVNKKFILNSTTEVGWNGEMKIRYNWGAEQLDDMIKAICYLTGEKYDQSLYVWSHKKPLEWGKWFDYMFFEIKGFKKGTVHCKFKDDKVWELFNRRVAEIKGYPLPEMV, encoded by the coding sequence ATGTTCAATAAAGATTTTTACCCCACTCCAAGGGAGGTCATTGAAAGAATGGTCTTAGGGCATGACCTGAAGGGTAAGCACATATTGGAACCATCGGCAGGCAAGGGAAACATATTGGATTTTCTCAATGAACAAGGAGCCAATACAATGTGTTGTGAAAAGGAACCGGAATTGGCCAAAATATCAGCCTCAAAGGCCAGGTTCCTAAAAGATGATTTTTTAAATGTTCAGCCAGAAGAAGTAAGCCATTTGGATTACATCATCATGAACCCTCCTTTTTCAGCAGATGAAAAACACATAATACATGCTTGGGATATTGCCCCAAAGGGATGCACCATTATTTCATTATGCAATTGGGATACTATAGGTAATAGCTATAGTTCTTACAGAAGAAGTTTAAAGCACAGAATAAAGGAGAGCGGTCAAAAAGAAAACCTTGGAGATGTTTTCTCACAATCCGAAAGAAAGACAGGAGTGGAAATTGGATTGATAACCCTTTACAAAGTTGGTAGTAAACATAGCTTTGGTGATTACTTTGATATGGAGGAGGATGAATTTCAGGACGGTGAGGGACTGATGTCCTATAATGCGGTAAGAGATGTCGTCGAGCGATATGTAGGGTCAATCAAGCTCTACGATGATGTTTTGGAGAACGCTGTAAAAATGAACCAGTTGTCAGGTGTTCTAGGTGTCAATTCAATTGCATTTGCTTGCACCCAAAAAGATAAACCATTAATAAAAGAAGAGTTTATAAAAGGTTTGCAAAAATCATCTTGGAAATGGGTCTTCCATAAAATGAACATGGGCAAGTTCATGACCAAGAACCTTAAAGAGGAACTGAACAATTTTGTGGAGACCCAGCAAAATGTCCCTTTTACCATGAAGAACATTTATAAAATGATCGATCTAGTGTTCCAGACACACGGGCAGCGAATGGATAGGGCCATCATAGAAATCTTTGATAAGTTGACACACCACTACCATGAGAACAGGTACAATTTAGAAGGATGGAAGACCAATAGCCATTACCTAGTGAACAAAAAATTCATATTGAACTCCACTACTGAAGTGGGCTGGAATGGTGAGATGAAAATCAGGTATAATTGGGGCGCTGAGCAATTGGATGATATGATAAAAGCAATCTGTTATTTAACAGGTGAAAAGTATGACCAATCCTTATACGTCTGGTCGCATAAAAAACCTTTGGAATGGGGCAAATGGTTTGATTATATGTTTTTTGAAATAAAGGGATTCAAGAAGGGTACGGTACATTGTAAGTTCAAGGATGATAAGGTTTGGGAGCTGTTTAATCGACGGGTGGCAGAAATCAAAGGGTATCCACTCCCTGAAATGGTATAG
- a CDS encoding LPD29 domain-containing protein: MPYITTEQVKEKRILIKKALPEYKFSIRREHGTSIDISILEGPINLMDGSEHRSYVQVNQFYIKDHYADRPEIAKVLQTVYQIASSEQRELVYDGDYGSVPNYYVSINIGQWNRPFKQIQA, translated from the coding sequence ATGCCTTACATCACTACAGAACAAGTAAAAGAAAAAAGAATTTTAATTAAAAAAGCATTGCCAGAGTATAAATTCTCTATTAGACGTGAACATGGAACTTCAATAGACATTAGCATATTGGAAGGCCCAATTAATTTAATGGATGGATCTGAGCATAGATCTTATGTCCAGGTGAATCAATTCTATATTAAAGACCATTATGCAGATAGACCGGAAATTGCAAAAGTACTTCAGACCGTATACCAAATTGCAAGTAGCGAACAACGTGAATTGGTGTATGACGGTGATTACGGGTCAGTCCCAAATTACTATGTAAGCATCAATATAGGGCAATGGAACAGACCATTCAAACAAATTCAAGCGTAA